GCCACACAAGCAATATTACGAATCTTTTCAGGCGGTCAGAGACCTAGTGCTCGTTCCCGGCGACTGCTGTGTGCGCCGCAACGAGATTGATGCTGTCGCGGCTCGACAGGAATTTCATCGGGTCGATCGGCTTGCCGTTGAGCATGACCTCGAAGTGCACGTGCGGTCCGGTCGCGAGTCCGGTGCTGCCGACAGTCGCGATTGCGAATCCTGCGGGAATGCGCTGGCCGACGCGTACGAGCGTCGTACGGCAGTGCGCGTAGAGCGTCGTGATGCCGCCGTTGTGCGCGAGCTCCACGGTCAGCCCATCACCCAACCGCCAGCCGACGAACGTCACCGTCGATACCGCCGGCGCCACGATGGTCGTTCCCGCCGGCGCCGAAAGGTCGATGCCTTCGTGCGGGCGGAAGAAGTGCAGCAGCGGATGAAAGCGCGACCGCGCGAAGCGGCTCGTCAATTCACCGGCCACCGGCATGATCATCGACGGCGCGGAATCCACCATCGCCGCGTCGTACATCACCTTCGCGCGCAGCGACTGCACCGAATCATTCAACGTCAACACCGTCCGCCGCGCCTCGGCCAACTCGTCCGTCGTGAACACGACGCTCCGCGCGTTGGCCCCCGACCAGATGCCGGTCGCCGCGAGAACGGCGGTCGAAACCGTGGCAACGGTCTTCAGCACGCGGCTGCTCACCGAAACGCGATGCGTCCGCGCGCCGGGTTCCGGTGGTACGAGGATGAGCGTCCAACGGCGGCGCGGACTGCGCATCGGGTTTAGCGTGTCAACACGGCCGCGCGTTCCGGCGGTGCAAGCTCGAGCCGGCGCCCTTCGACCGGCGTCTCGTGGCGGTTGACCACGACGTGGCCGTTGATCGTGCCGCCTTCGTGCAGCATCATCGCCGTGCTGCGAATGTCGCCGAGCACGGAGGCCGATGCCTGAATCTCGACGCGGGTGCCGGCGACGATGTTGCCTTCGATCGTTCCGGCGATCACGACTTCGCGCGCTTCGATGTCGCCGACGACGACGCCGTGGGCGCCGATGATCATCGTGTCGGCGCGGTGCAGCCGCCCTTCGATGCGGCCGTCGATGCGAATCGTGCCTTCGGTGCTGATCTCGCCGCGAATGACGAGCTGTTCGTCGACGACCGAGTA
Above is a window of Gemmatimonadaceae bacterium DNA encoding:
- a CDS encoding M23 family metallopeptidase, with translation MRSPRRRWTLILVPPEPGARTHRVSVSSRVLKTVATVSTAVLAATGIWSGANARSVVFTTDELAEARRTVLTLNDSVQSLRAKVMYDAAMVDSAPSMIMPVAGELTSRFARSRFHPLLHFFRPHEGIDLSAPAGTTIVAPAVSTVTFVGWRLGDGLTVELAHNGGITTLYAHCRTTLVRVGQRIPAGFAIATVGSTGLATGPHVHFEVMLNGKPIDPMKFLSSRDSINLVAAHTAVAGNEH
- a CDS encoding polymer-forming cytoskeletal protein, with the translated sequence MALFARRTNLPQATGYSVVDEQLVIRGEISTEGTIRIDGRIEGRLHRADTMIIGAHGVVVGDIEAREVVIAGTIEGNIVAGTRVEIQASASVLGDIRSTAMMLHEGGTINGHVVVNRHETPVEGRRLELAPPERAAVLTR